Proteins co-encoded in one Zalophus californianus isolate mZalCal1 chromosome 9, mZalCal1.pri.v2, whole genome shotgun sequence genomic window:
- the LOC113922808 gene encoding 60S ribosomal protein L27a-like — MSHGHGHIGKHRKHPGGRGHAGGMHHHRINFDKYHPGYFGKVGMRHYHLKRNQSFCPTVNLDKLWTLVSEQTRVNAAKNKTGAAPIIDVVRLGYYKVLGKGKLPKQPVIVKAKFFSRRAEEKIKGVGAPAF, encoded by the coding sequence ATgagccacggccacggccacatCGGCAAGCACCGGAAGCACCCAGGAGGCCGGGGTCATGCTGGTGGCATGCATCACCACAGGATCAACTTCGACAAATATCACCCAGGTTACTTTGGAAAAGTTGGTATGAGACATTACCACTTAAAGAGGAACCAGAGTTTCTGCCCAACTGTCAACCTTGATAAACTGTGGACCTTGGTCAGTGAGCAGACACGGGTAAATGCCGCCAAAAACAAGACTGGAGCTGCTCCTATCATTGATGTGGTGCGATTGGGCTACTACAAagttttgggaaagggaaaactcCCAAAACAGCCTGTCATCGTGAAGGCCAAATTCTTCagtagaagagcagaggagaagatTAAGggtgtaggggcgcctgcgtTCTAG